In Seriola aureovittata isolate HTS-2021-v1 ecotype China chromosome 17, ASM2101889v1, whole genome shotgun sequence, a genomic segment contains:
- the LOC130185058 gene encoding piggyBac transposable element-derived protein 3-like has protein sequence MNREKRWDWDKHSQFILDMIQNGDESEIEGFGGTSSDEDDPVEDPDYTPLNQESSESECESEEEIPQPEGEVSQPREVPQPSTSTKKHLTGQENKFSWRKKPFEAPDCTFKGESVTPPDELPTPLQYFRRFITEEMIESLMEQTNLYSVQTTDTLKNVNTTVKELEILIGMYLRMGLCQLPGNRTYWENNTRCAMVADNMSRNRFQTLLASLHFADNTDSSNRQEGDKCWKIRPWLDMFRKQCLEITPEEYNSIDEQMVSFRGTRSPIRQYVKSKPHPWGFKIWARCTSTGILCDFQVYEGGTGKRTTLGMGGDVVLKLCETLPPGQNYKVFADNLFSSAPLVLELLQRQIFYTGTLRSNRLSGCQLEDDKSLAKRGRGSFDARVEKEGSMAIVKWHDNRSVTLISSHTAVEPQDKAHRWSKQEKAFLDVNRPHIVKEYNTFMGGVDLIDGCIARYKYNMRSRRWYIYLFWHSIMLALVNAWLTYRRDCKLLGQRPLNQRRFQAEVATSLILIQAERGRPSLDSKTPSPPAPPKRVRVGVPDDVRLDQVAHWPVKCAKRGRCKICKTNATTTVCEKCDVRLCFTEERNCFKTYHFA, from the exons ATGAACAGGGAAAAGAGATGGGATTGGGATAAGCATAGCCAGTTCATTCTGGACATGATTCAGAATGGAGATGAAAGTGAGATTGAGGGATTTGGTGGTACCAGCTCAGATGAAGACGATCCTGTCGAAGATCCAGATTACACTCCCTTGAATCAGGAGTCAAGTGAGTCTGAATGTGAGTCAGAAGAGGAAATACCTCAACCAGAAGGGGAAGTGTCTCAACCAAGAGAAGTACCTCAACCAAGTACCTCAACCAAGAAACATCTTACTGGCCAAGAAAATAAGTTCTCTTGGAGAAAGAAACCTTTTGAAGCCCCTGACTGCACGTTCAAAGGAGAGAGTGTCACACCTCCAGACGAGCTTCCCACTCCCCTGCAGTACTTCAGGAGGTTCATTACAGAAGAGATGATAGAGTCATTGATGGAGCAAACCAATCTGTACAGTGTCCAAACCACTGACACGCTCAAGAATGTGAACACCACAGTCAAGGAGCTGGAAATCCTAATTGGCATGTACCTGCGCATGGGTCTTTGCCAGCTTCCAGGAAACCGTACCTACTGGGAAAACAACACAAGGTGTGCCATGGTAGCTGATAACATGTCACGCAACCGTTTTCAGACCCTCCTCGCATCTCTCCACTTCGCTGACAATACGGATTCATCAAACAGGCAAGAAGGGGACAAATGCTGGAAGATCCGTCCATGGCTTGATATGTTCCGCAAACAATGTCTTGAGATCACCCCAGAAGAGTACAACTCTATCGATGAGCAAATGGTGTCTTTCAGAGGAACGCGCAGCCCAATAAGGCAGTATGTCAAGAGCAAGCCCCACCCCTGGGGATTCAAGATCTGGGCCCGTTGCACTTCCACAGGAATCCTCTGTGATTTTCAGGTGTATGAAGGTGGCACTGGGAAAAGAACCACACTTGGCATGGGAGGAGACGTGGTGCTCAAGCTGTGTGAAACTCTTCCACCAGGCCAGAACTACAAAGTGTTCGCTGACAACCTGTTCTCTTCAGCACCACTGGTGCTTGAGCTTCTTCAGCGGCAGATCTTCTACACag GAACACTCCGCAGCAATCGCTTGTCTGGATGTCAGCTTGAGGATGACAAGAGTCTTGCCAAGAGAGGCAGAGGATCTTTCGATGCCAGGGTGGAGAAAGAGGGATCCATGGCCATTGTAAAGTGGCATGACAACAGATCGGTCACCTTGATCTCCTCTCACACAGCAGTGGAACCACAGGACAAAGCTCACCGCTGGAGCAAACAAGAGAAAGCATTCCTTGACGTCAACCGGCCACACATCGTCAAAGAGTACAACACCTTCATGGGGGGGGTTGACCTCATCGATGGATGTATTGCCAGgtacaaatacaacatgagGTCACGGAGGTGGTACATCTACCTGTTCTGGCACAGCATCATGCTAGCCCTGGTCAACGCGTGGCTGACCTACCGCCGTGACTGCAAGCTGCTTGGTCAGAGGCCACTAAATCAAAGAAGATTCCAGGCAGAGGTGGCAACTAGCCTCATTCTCATCCAGGCAGAAAGGGGGCGCCCATCACTCGACAGCAAAACCCCATCTCCACCAGCACCTCCCAAGAGAGTCCGTGTCGGAGTTCCTGATGATGTTCGTCTGGACCAGGTTGCACACTGGCCTGTGAAATGTGCCAAGCGTGGCCGCTGCAAAATCTGCAAAACCAATGCAACCACCACCGTCTGCGAGAAATGTGACGTGCGTCTCTGCTTCACTGAAGAGAGAAACTGTTTCAAAACATACCATTTTGCCTAG